Proteins encoded by one window of Cyanobium sp. NS01:
- a CDS encoding carbohydrate ABC transporter permease, with protein MSAALALLLIAPALLLLLAVFVWPILDYAWLSLQAQSVFTGLEPVPVGLANWQRLLGDGRFWQDAAQTLRFAVVSVGLELLLGLAIALLLHQRWRGRGLVRSLSLLPWALPTTVMALGWRWIFNDPNGPINGLLQTIGLPSLPFLASPQLAWLAVVLADVWKTTPFVALLLLAGLQSIPADLYEALALEGGRPWQALRWITLPLLRPYIFIVLLFRLAQALGVFDLVAVLTGGGPASSTESLALYAYLNAMRFLDFGYSATVMLGMFALLLACALALVLSQRRRREGAA; from the coding sequence ATGAGTGCGGCCCTCGCCCTGCTGCTGATCGCCCCGGCGCTGCTGCTGCTGCTGGCCGTGTTCGTGTGGCCGATCCTGGATTACGCCTGGCTGAGTCTGCAGGCCCAGTCGGTGTTCACGGGCCTGGAGCCCGTGCCGGTGGGGCTGGCCAACTGGCAGCGGCTGCTCGGCGACGGCCGCTTCTGGCAGGACGCCGCCCAGACCCTGCGCTTCGCGGTGGTGTCGGTGGGACTGGAGTTGCTGCTGGGGCTGGCCATCGCCCTGCTGCTGCACCAGCGCTGGCGGGGCCGGGGCCTGGTGCGCAGCCTCAGCCTGCTGCCCTGGGCCCTGCCCACCACCGTGATGGCCCTGGGCTGGCGCTGGATCTTCAACGACCCCAACGGGCCGATCAACGGCCTGCTGCAGACCATCGGCCTGCCGAGTCTGCCCTTCCTGGCATCGCCCCAGCTGGCCTGGCTGGCCGTGGTGCTGGCCGATGTCTGGAAAACCACTCCCTTCGTGGCCCTGCTGCTGCTGGCCGGGCTGCAGAGCATTCCGGCCGATCTCTACGAGGCCCTGGCCCTCGAGGGTGGCCGCCCCTGGCAGGCCCTGCGCTGGATCACCCTGCCGCTGCTGCGCCCCTACATCTTCATCGTGCTGCTGTTCCGCCTGGCCCAGGCCCTGGGGGTGTTCGATCTGGTGGCCGTGCTCACCGGCGGCGGCCCCGCCAGCAGCACCGAGAGCCTGGCCCTCTACGCCTACCTCAATGCCATGCGCTTTCTCGACTTCGGCTACAGCGCCACGGTGATGCTGGGCATGTTTGCTTTGCTGCTGGCCTGCGCCCTGGCCCTGGTGCTCAGCCAGCGCCGGCGGCGGGAGGGCGCGGCATGA
- a CDS encoding FeoC-like transcriptional regulator, translating to MILSLLQNYLRDHRAASLTQVEASLGVPADALRGMLDLLERKGRAQRLPRAQRCHGCSLCDEKALEFYRWMGDTDVPVQWPCQQEQCPQ from the coding sequence GTGATTCTCAGTCTTCTTCAGAATTACTTAAGAGACCATCGAGCGGCTTCGCTCACCCAGGTGGAAGCCAGCCTGGGTGTACCAGCTGACGCTCTGCGAGGCATGTTGGATCTGCTGGAGCGTAAGGGCCGGGCCCAGCGCCTGCCTCGTGCGCAGCGCTGCCATGGCTGCTCGCTTTGCGATGAGAAAGCATTGGAGTTCTACCGCTGGATGGGCGACACGGACGTACCGGTTCAATGGCCCTGTCAGCAGGAGCAGTGTCCTCAGTGA
- a CDS encoding ABC transporter ATP-binding protein — protein MSSAPAPALRLEGLERRLGQRSILAGIDLRVEPGECVALLGPSGCGKSTILRLIAGLDQPDGGRILLGERDITALPARRRQVAMVFQSYALYPHLSVARNLSLGMELRGVSRQQRQLEIARVLAMLQLEDQSQRRPADLSGGQRQRVALARALLRQPRVFLLDEPMSNLDAQLREELRPQLRTILCGSQAPVVYVTHDQQEAMGIADRIAVLQQGRLQQCGTPQELYGTPANVAVARFIGRPQINLLPMQHGLLVGIRPEHLYPVTEGGLPVQVLSREWHGASQQLTLSSPHGELRWTCDGSQPIASTLQLGWDRRHEHRFQQASGLRC, from the coding sequence ATGAGCAGCGCACCAGCCCCTGCCCTGCGCCTCGAAGGCCTCGAACGCCGCCTCGGCCAGCGCTCGATCCTGGCGGGCATCGACCTGCGGGTGGAGCCGGGCGAATGTGTGGCGCTGCTGGGGCCGAGCGGTTGCGGCAAGAGCACGATCCTGCGGCTGATCGCCGGCCTCGATCAGCCCGATGGCGGCCGCATCCTGCTGGGTGAGCGCGACATCACCGCCCTGCCGGCCAGGCGGCGCCAGGTGGCCATGGTGTTCCAGAGCTATGCGCTCTACCCCCACCTGAGCGTGGCCCGCAACCTCTCCCTGGGCATGGAACTGCGGGGGGTGTCGCGGCAGCAGCGGCAGCTGGAGATCGCCCGGGTGCTGGCCATGCTGCAGCTGGAGGACCAGAGCCAGCGCCGCCCCGCCGACCTCTCGGGCGGCCAGCGCCAGCGGGTTGCCCTGGCCCGGGCCCTGCTGCGCCAGCCGCGGGTGTTCCTGCTGGATGAACCGATGAGCAACCTCGATGCCCAGCTGCGCGAGGAGCTGCGGCCCCAGCTGCGCACGATCCTCTGCGGCAGCCAGGCTCCGGTGGTTTATGTGACCCACGACCAGCAGGAGGCCATGGGCATCGCCGACCGCATCGCCGTGCTGCAGCAGGGACGCCTGCAGCAGTGCGGCACGCCCCAGGAGCTCTATGGCACGCCCGCCAACGTGGCGGTGGCGCGCTTCATCGGCCGGCCCCAGATCAACCTGCTGCCGATGCAGCACGGCCTCCTGGTGGGCATCCGCCCCGAGCACCTGTATCCAGTCACCGAGGGCGGTCTGCCGGTGCAGGTGCTCAGCCGCGAGTGGCACGGTGCCAGCCAGCAGCTCACGCTCAGCAGCCCCCACGGCGAGCTGCGCTGGACCTGCGACGGCAGCCAGCCGATCGCCAGCACGCTGCAGCTGGGCTGGGACCGGCGCCATGAACATCGCTTCCAGCAGGCCAGCGGGCTGCGCTGCTGA
- a CDS encoding FeoA family protein, whose translation MKPGDPANPSRLDASSFLLAEACLEEPLWVVEVSAQAELRDRLISMGLHRGCPLRVVMRAARDSHLVAVANARLALDGAMSRAIRVRRSAIQIAPDAPSSSIPSLASSMDMSPQGPTQQSGSAHPVDQVQLQTLPAGSRGRVQGYRQGSRSYRQKLLAMGLTPGTEFEVTRHAPMGDPVELKVRGFSLMLRKHEADMLIVTVLRHA comes from the coding sequence GTGAAACCAGGCGATCCAGCCAACCCATCCAGACTCGATGCGTCGTCGTTTCTGCTTGCTGAGGCTTGCCTGGAGGAACCACTCTGGGTTGTGGAGGTGAGCGCCCAGGCAGAACTCAGGGACAGGTTGATCAGCATGGGCCTGCATCGGGGTTGCCCACTGCGGGTGGTGATGCGCGCTGCCCGCGACTCCCATCTGGTGGCGGTCGCCAATGCCCGCCTGGCCCTGGATGGGGCGATGAGCCGAGCCATCCGGGTACGCCGCTCAGCCATCCAGATCGCCCCGGACGCGCCGTCAAGCTCCATTCCATCGCTCGCTTCATCCATGGACATGTCACCCCAGGGACCCACGCAGCAGTCCGGCTCAGCGCACCCGGTGGATCAGGTGCAGCTGCAGACCCTCCCCGCAGGCAGCCGCGGCCGTGTTCAGGGGTATCGGCAGGGATCGAGAAGTTACCGCCAGAAACTTCTGGCCATGGGTCTCACTCCTGGAACCGAGTTTGAAGTCACTCGCCATGCCCCGATGGGCGATCCGGTGGAATTGAAAGTGCGGGGATTCTCACTCATGCTGCGTAAGCATGAAGCTGACATGTTGATCGTTACGGTGTTACGCCATGCCTGA
- the ggpS gene encoding glucosylglycerol-phosphate synthase has product MPSTLERSASSQAFGGSSFVLVYHRSPYDLKTAADGSTEFVDQKSPNGIIPTLRNLFLEERSGTWISWRQDEDAANAADERLTVPSANPFTLRRLPLTETQISSFYHVTSKESFWPILHSFPGLFSVDNSDWDTFVGVNQSFARAACEEAAEGATIWVHDYNLWLAPAQIRALRPDVRIAFFHHTPFPSNDVFSILPWRDEILDSLLCCDLVGFHIPRYADNFSRTAINLRGARCGDPVPVAVKFRHHGSALAQPTVLPWLEHNGRRVHIQASPVGTSPDVIRELRDSTEVQTMATQISEQHAGRKLIISASRVDYTKGNEEMLLSYERVLEQQPQWHGRVELFLACVAAASGMRIYEDIQRSVEEIVGRINGRFGRIDWTPVRLSTRRTPYDELVAWFSQSDVCWITPLRDGLNLVAKEYVAARQGQGGVLVLSEFSGASVELEDAVVTNPYSHRSMDAAIVAALEMPLEEQKQRMASMSEAVEEFTVQHWAEQQLGTLRAI; this is encoded by the coding sequence ATGCCCAGCACCCTTGAGCGCTCGGCTTCCAGCCAGGCCTTCGGCGGCAGCAGCTTTGTGCTGGTGTACCACCGCTCTCCCTACGACCTGAAAACCGCTGCTGATGGCAGCACTGAGTTTGTCGACCAGAAGAGCCCGAACGGCATCATTCCCACCCTCCGCAACCTGTTTCTGGAGGAACGCTCCGGCACCTGGATTTCCTGGCGCCAGGATGAAGACGCCGCCAATGCTGCTGATGAACGGCTCACCGTTCCATCGGCCAACCCGTTCACGCTGAGACGGTTGCCGCTCACTGAAACGCAGATCTCAAGCTTTTATCATGTCACCTCGAAGGAATCCTTCTGGCCGATTCTTCACAGCTTTCCAGGCCTTTTCAGTGTTGATAACTCAGACTGGGACACCTTCGTAGGCGTCAACCAGTCGTTTGCCCGTGCGGCCTGTGAGGAGGCGGCGGAAGGGGCCACGATCTGGGTGCACGATTACAACCTCTGGCTGGCCCCAGCCCAGATCCGGGCCCTCCGGCCCGATGTGAGGATCGCCTTTTTCCATCACACACCATTCCCCTCCAACGACGTGTTCAGCATCCTGCCCTGGCGGGATGAAATTCTCGACAGCCTGCTCTGCTGCGACCTGGTGGGCTTCCACATTCCCCGCTACGCCGACAACTTCTCCCGCACCGCCATCAATCTGCGTGGCGCCCGCTGTGGGGATCCCGTGCCTGTGGCGGTCAAGTTCCGCCACCACGGCAGTGCCCTGGCCCAGCCCACGGTGTTGCCCTGGTTGGAGCACAACGGCCGTCGGGTGCACATCCAGGCCTCACCGGTTGGCACCTCTCCGGATGTGATTCGTGAGCTGAGAGACAGCACCGAGGTGCAGACGATGGCGACCCAGATCTCCGAGCAGCATGCCGGCCGCAAGTTGATCATCTCGGCCTCCCGGGTGGATTACACCAAGGGCAACGAGGAGATGCTGCTCTCCTATGAGCGGGTGCTGGAGCAGCAGCCCCAGTGGCACGGCCGGGTGGAGCTGTTCCTCGCCTGCGTGGCCGCCGCCAGTGGCATGCGCATCTATGAAGACATCCAGCGCTCGGTGGAGGAGATCGTGGGCCGCATCAATGGCCGCTTCGGCCGCATCGACTGGACCCCCGTGCGCCTCTCCACCCGCCGCACCCCCTACGACGAGCTGGTGGCCTGGTTCAGCCAGTCGGATGTGTGCTGGATCACGCCGCTGCGGGACGGCCTCAACCTGGTGGCGAAGGAATACGTCGCCGCCCGCCAGGGCCAGGGCGGGGTGCTCGTGCTCTCGGAATTCTCCGGAGCCTCGGTGGAACTGGAAGACGCCGTGGTCACCAACCCCTATTCCCACCGCAGCATGGACGCGGCCATCGTCGCCGCCCTGGAGATGCCCCTGGAGGAGCAGAAGCAGAGAATGGCCTCGATGTCGGAGGCGGTGGAGGAATTCACCGTGCAGCACTGGGCCGAACAGCAACTGGGCACCCTGCGCGCGATTTGA
- a CDS encoding carbohydrate ABC transporter permease, with the protein MSQAPSPRGGRLALVALLLIWSLAPMLWQLYTSLRTPEALLAGAEALGRGWTLANYGAVLGSDPPFWRYLLNSTVVGALSTLLTLALAIPCAYALSRRGGLLRLLMGGGLLAAAVFPYVLLFLALLQVARQLGLANNLLALCLPYAGLSLPLALLLLQAAFAELPRELEENAVLEGFSLWQRLRWILLPLMGPSVVSTALLVFLFSWNEFPIALTWLSRSELLTLAPAMARIAGSSVFTVPYGAFAAATVLGSVPLLALLLLFQRQIVAGLTQGAIKG; encoded by the coding sequence ATGAGCCAGGCCCCTTCCCCCCGTGGCGGACGCCTGGCCCTGGTGGCGCTGCTGCTGATCTGGAGTCTGGCGCCCATGCTCTGGCAGCTCTACACCTCCCTGCGCACCCCGGAGGCCCTGCTGGCCGGCGCAGAGGCCCTGGGCCGCGGCTGGACCCTGGCCAACTACGGCGCCGTGCTGGGCAGCGATCCCCCCTTCTGGCGCTACCTGCTCAACAGCACCGTGGTGGGGGCCCTGAGCACCCTGCTCACCCTCGCCCTCGCCATCCCCTGTGCCTATGCCCTCAGCCGCCGCGGCGGCCTGCTGCGGCTGCTGATGGGCGGTGGCCTGCTGGCGGCGGCGGTGTTCCCCTACGTGCTGCTGTTTCTGGCCCTGCTGCAGGTGGCGCGGCAGCTGGGGCTGGCCAACAACCTGCTGGCCCTGTGCCTGCCCTACGCCGGTCTGTCGCTGCCCCTGGCCCTGCTGCTGTTGCAGGCGGCCTTTGCGGAGCTGCCGCGGGAGCTGGAGGAGAACGCCGTGCTGGAGGGCTTCAGCCTCTGGCAGCGGCTGCGCTGGATCCTGCTGCCGCTGATGGGGCCCTCGGTGGTGAGCACGGCGCTGCTGGTGTTCCTGTTCAGCTGGAACGAGTTTCCGATCGCTCTCACCTGGCTCAGCCGCAGTGAGCTGCTCACCCTGGCGCCGGCCATGGCCCGCATCGCCGGCTCCTCGGTGTTTACGGTGCCCTACGGCGCCTTCGCCGCCGCCACCGTGCTGGGCAGCGTGCCACTGCTGGCCCTGTTGCTGCTGTTCCAGCGCCAGATCGTGGCCGGCCTCACCCAGGGAGCGATCAAGGGATGA
- the feoB gene encoding Fe(2+) transporter permease subunit FeoB: MPEAIIALCGNPNCGKTTLFNELTGTNQRVGNWPGVTVERKEGLLEVGSMPVRLVDLPGIYSLDLADSHGGLDEKVARDYLTSGKVNLIINIVDASNLERNLYLTAQIMEMRLPMIVALNMIDVAEEAGFATDSVALSERLGSPVVPLVAAKGIGVESLLHGVERELQSPTPPRPYVAYPPVVEDAIAALMPQLGCLSAAVGAGSLTPDHRWLALKLLEGGSQGETLLQGRRELSQQVASHRRCIRQVLQDDIDVVFADSRYGWIRQLVSGVARQTRLVSRSVSDRIDQVVLNRWLGIPIFLLVMYALFLVTINIGGAFIDFFDIAAGTIFVDGFGALLAAAQMPEWLILILAGGVGAGIQTVATFIPIIGILFLFLAILEDSGYMARAAFVMDRFMRVIGLPGKSFVPMLIGFGCNVPAIMATRTLENRRDRLLTIMMNPFMSCGARLPVYALFAAAFFPLSGQNVVFGLYLIGIAMAVLTGLILKTTILRGQASHFVMELPAYHMPTIKGVLIRAWERLKSFIMRAGKVIVIMVMVLSILSSVGVDGSFSNENSDRSVLSSVSRSITPVFSPLGIRQENWPATVGIFTGVFAKEAVVGTLDALYSTLGAQDDAARGLAPQADDDFRFWDGLAEAVATIPANLSEVPAMLLDPLGITVGDVSNVDSAAEAQAVGVGTFGAMATRFNGRIGAFAYLIFVLLYFPCVAAMGAVYRETNGGWTAFVGLWTTGLAYAASTLFYQVGTFASHPRLSMGWILAVMVAAALTILGLKAIGPRAVDPERERLNDASAQAL; encoded by the coding sequence ATGCCTGAAGCCATCATCGCCCTTTGTGGCAATCCGAATTGTGGCAAGACAACCCTGTTCAACGAGCTGACTGGCACCAATCAGAGGGTTGGCAATTGGCCCGGAGTCACGGTCGAGCGCAAGGAAGGCCTGCTCGAGGTTGGTTCCATGCCGGTGCGGCTCGTGGATCTGCCTGGTATCTACTCGCTTGACCTGGCTGATTCCCACGGAGGCCTCGATGAAAAGGTGGCCAGGGATTATCTGACCTCCGGCAAGGTGAATCTGATCATTAATATTGTTGATGCCTCGAATCTGGAGCGGAATCTCTATCTCACTGCCCAGATCATGGAGATGCGTCTCCCCATGATCGTGGCCCTCAACATGATTGATGTGGCCGAAGAGGCGGGCTTCGCCACCGACAGCGTCGCCCTCTCCGAGCGGCTGGGATCCCCGGTCGTTCCGCTGGTGGCCGCAAAGGGCATCGGGGTGGAGAGCCTCCTGCATGGCGTGGAGCGTGAGCTGCAGAGCCCGACGCCACCCCGGCCCTATGTGGCCTACCCGCCAGTGGTGGAGGATGCCATCGCCGCCCTGATGCCCCAGCTCGGCTGCCTGAGCGCCGCTGTGGGCGCCGGCAGCCTCACGCCGGACCACCGCTGGCTGGCCCTCAAGCTTCTGGAGGGCGGTTCCCAGGGCGAGACCCTGCTGCAGGGCCGGCGCGAGCTGAGCCAGCAGGTGGCGAGCCATCGGCGCTGCATCCGCCAGGTTCTCCAGGACGACATCGATGTGGTCTTCGCTGACAGCCGCTACGGCTGGATCCGGCAGCTGGTCTCTGGCGTGGCCAGGCAGACCCGTCTCGTCAGCCGCAGTGTGTCAGACCGGATCGATCAGGTGGTGCTGAACCGCTGGCTGGGAATCCCCATCTTCCTGCTGGTGATGTATGCACTCTTTCTGGTGACAATCAACATCGGTGGAGCATTTATTGATTTCTTTGACATTGCTGCGGGCACCATCTTCGTGGATGGATTCGGCGCCCTGCTGGCTGCGGCTCAGATGCCTGAGTGGCTGATCCTGATCCTTGCCGGAGGTGTCGGCGCCGGCATCCAGACCGTAGCCACGTTCATTCCCATCATTGGAATCCTGTTCCTTTTTCTGGCCATCCTGGAGGATTCGGGCTACATGGCCCGGGCGGCCTTCGTGATGGATCGCTTCATGCGCGTGATCGGCCTGCCAGGCAAATCATTCGTACCCATGCTGATCGGATTTGGCTGTAATGTGCCTGCCATCATGGCCACCCGTACGCTTGAAAATAGGCGCGATCGATTGCTCACGATCATGATGAATCCCTTCATGTCCTGTGGAGCGCGACTGCCGGTCTATGCCCTATTCGCTGCGGCCTTTTTCCCTTTATCCGGTCAGAACGTGGTGTTTGGTCTTTACCTCATCGGTATTGCCATGGCCGTGCTCACCGGCCTGATCCTGAAAACCACCATCCTGCGTGGCCAGGCATCCCATTTCGTCATGGAGTTGCCGGCCTACCACATGCCCACCATCAAGGGAGTGCTGATCCGAGCCTGGGAGCGGTTGAAAAGCTTCATCATGCGGGCCGGAAAAGTGATTGTGATCATGGTGATGGTGCTCAGCATCCTCAGTTCAGTGGGTGTTGATGGCAGCTTTTCCAATGAGAACAGTGATCGATCTGTGCTCAGCAGCGTCAGCCGATCAATCACTCCTGTCTTCAGCCCTCTTGGCATCCGTCAGGAGAACTGGCCGGCCACGGTGGGAATCTTCACGGGTGTGTTTGCCAAGGAGGCCGTTGTGGGCACCCTTGATGCGCTCTATTCCACGCTTGGGGCCCAGGATGATGCGGCCCGAGGCCTCGCTCCCCAGGCCGACGACGACTTCCGCTTCTGGGATGGCCTGGCGGAGGCGGTGGCCACCATTCCAGCCAATCTCTCGGAGGTTCCCGCCATGCTGCTCGACCCCCTGGGCATCACTGTGGGTGATGTCAGCAACGTGGATTCAGCGGCCGAGGCGCAAGCGGTTGGGGTGGGAACGTTCGGCGCCATGGCCACCCGCTTCAACGGCAGGATCGGAGCTTTTGCCTACCTGATCTTTGTGCTGCTCTACTTCCCCTGTGTGGCCGCCATGGGGGCGGTCTACCGGGAAACCAACGGGGGCTGGACAGCCTTTGTCGGCCTCTGGACCACGGGTCTGGCCTACGCCGCATCCACCCTCTTCTATCAGGTGGGAACCTTTGCCAGCCATCCGCGCCTGTCCATGGGCTGGATTCTGGCCGTCATGGTGGCTGCTGCCCTCACCATTCTCGGCTTGAAGGCCATCGGCCCCCGGGCCGTGGACCCGGAGCGCGAGCGGCTGAATGATGCCTCTGCCCAAGCCCTGTGA
- a CDS encoding ABC transporter substrate-binding protein encodes MLGMVVALAGGVGGWRSLAGAQEPTTVRVLMPAPFADATAEQVAAFNRDHRDLRIAVTRGPFETESVSDLAISSLLLGDSPYDLLLMDVTWTAKYAAAGWLLPLDDWLGAEALEPLAPGARAGNRIDGRLWRLPLVADMGLLYWRTDLMDAPPRTPAELVAVSEQLQRQGRVRWGYVWQGRQYEGLSCVFLEVLHGFGGAWQADQPGMGLLTPAADQAAAWMRSLIDTGVSPAAVANFAEPEALQSFEAGDAALMRNWPYAWQELQRPQSAVAGKVGVTTMVAEPGQTSGATQGSWGLSVLAGTAHPAEAVQVLQALSGAESQRQLVRRWGYTPTLTALFDDPELVLERPLLPVLQQALEAVVLRPINPGYAQLSDIVQRQLSGVITGDTPPAQAMDRAGRASEQLLQASGQAALR; translated from the coding sequence ATGCTCGGGATGGTGGTCGCCCTGGCCGGGGGCGTGGGTGGCTGGCGCAGCCTGGCCGGTGCTCAGGAGCCCACCACGGTGCGGGTGCTGATGCCCGCTCCCTTCGCCGATGCCACCGCCGAGCAGGTGGCGGCCTTCAACCGCGACCACCGCGATCTGCGCATCGCCGTGACCCGGGGCCCCTTTGAGACTGAGTCGGTGTCGGATCTGGCCATCAGCAGCCTGCTGCTGGGGGACAGCCCCTACGACCTGCTGCTGATGGACGTCACCTGGACGGCCAAGTACGCCGCCGCCGGCTGGTTGCTGCCCCTCGACGACTGGCTCGGCGCCGAGGCCCTCGAGCCTCTCGCCCCGGGCGCCCGCGCCGGCAACCGCATCGATGGCCGCCTCTGGCGCCTGCCCCTGGTGGCCGACATGGGCCTGCTCTACTGGCGCACCGACCTGATGGACGCCCCGCCCCGCACCCCCGCCGAGCTGGTGGCCGTGTCCGAGCAGCTGCAGCGCCAAGGCCGGGTGCGCTGGGGCTACGTGTGGCAGGGCCGCCAGTACGAAGGCCTCAGCTGCGTGTTCCTGGAGGTGTTGCACGGCTTCGGCGGGGCCTGGCAGGCCGACCAGCCCGGCATGGGATTGCTGACACCCGCCGCCGATCAGGCCGCCGCCTGGATGCGCTCCCTGATCGACACGGGCGTCAGCCCCGCCGCCGTGGCCAACTTCGCCGAACCGGAGGCCCTGCAGAGCTTCGAGGCCGGCGACGCCGCCCTGATGCGCAACTGGCCCTACGCCTGGCAGGAGCTGCAACGGCCCCAGAGCGCCGTGGCCGGCAAGGTGGGCGTCACCACCATGGTGGCCGAGCCCGGTCAGACCTCCGGCGCCACCCAGGGCAGCTGGGGACTCTCGGTGCTGGCCGGCACGGCCCATCCCGCCGAGGCCGTGCAGGTGCTGCAGGCCCTCAGCGGCGCCGAGAGCCAGCGCCAGCTGGTGCGGCGCTGGGGCTACACCCCCACCCTCACCGCCCTGTTCGACGACCCGGAGCTGGTGCTGGAGCGCCCCCTGCTGCCCGTGCTGCAGCAGGCCCTGGAGGCCGTGGTGCTGCGTCCGATCAACCCCGGCTACGCCCAGCTCAGCGACATCGTGCAGCGCCAGCTCAGTGGCGTGATCACCGGCGACACCCCGCCGGCCCAGGCGATGGACCGGGCTGGGCGAGCCAGCGAGCAGCTGCTGCAGGCGAGCGGCCAGGCGGCGCTGCGATGA
- a CDS encoding histidine phosphatase family protein — MGIIGVSAAHQPAWTAVSESERVSTRTGGQTIAPLRLAQALSPGEQANADFQDRISGKALLSALKQGGYVIYFRHAQTVKDYADQADPNMSLGECSTQRQLSQQGIQDARDIGAAFTTKGIPVSRVISSEYCRSWQTANLAFGRYDKKDSRLNFLPYEEYTDDLVALMNKNVTPLLTELPERGSNTVIVGHDDIFESATGIYPDPQGIAYVIKPDGRGGFTLVANVLPGEWAQL; from the coding sequence TTGGGCATCATCGGAGTGTCGGCTGCCCATCAGCCTGCATGGACTGCAGTGAGTGAATCTGAACGCGTCTCAACGCGCACAGGGGGCCAGACCATTGCCCCACTTCGCTTGGCTCAGGCGCTGTCCCCTGGTGAACAGGCCAACGCAGACTTTCAAGATCGAATTAGTGGCAAAGCGCTGCTATCAGCCCTGAAACAGGGAGGCTATGTCATCTATTTCCGCCACGCTCAAACGGTGAAAGACTATGCCGATCAAGCCGATCCCAACATGAGCCTGGGCGAGTGCTCGACCCAGCGTCAGTTGAGCCAGCAGGGCATTCAGGATGCCAGAGATATTGGTGCCGCCTTCACGACCAAGGGCATTCCCGTGAGCAGAGTGATCTCCAGCGAGTACTGTCGCTCCTGGCAGACGGCGAACCTGGCCTTTGGAAGGTATGACAAGAAGGATTCACGTCTGAATTTTCTTCCCTACGAGGAGTACACCGATGACTTGGTTGCTTTGATGAACAAGAACGTCACTCCCTTACTGACTGAACTTCCAGAACGCGGCAGCAACACAGTGATTGTTGGCCATGACGACATTTTTGAATCGGCAACTGGCATCTATCCAGATCCCCAAGGCATCGCCTATGTGATCAAGCCGGATGGCCGAGGCGGATTCACTCTCGTGGCCAATGTACTGCCAGGGGAATGGGCGCAACTCTGA